From Pseudobythopirellula maris:
GCAAGTGGTGTACGAGCGAATCGACTTGGTGCGACCCGACCGCCGGGCGGAACTGGTGGCCGACCTGGAAGAACGCACCGGCCTGAAGGTGAGCCGCGTCGAGCTGGGGCAGATCAACCTGCTGCAAGACACCGCCCAGCTAGACGTCTACTACAAGCCGAGCGAGCAGGCGGGCGGCGAGTGACGCTCGTGGCCGAGTCGCCGGCGGGTGGCCAAGAATCGTTGGGATTTTTTCCGCGGTGGGCCCTCGGAAAAAACGGGGCTCGACTCTCCCCCGATTACCGCAGCCATACGCCGCCCTATCACGCGAATGTTCCGCCACAACGCAGCGGGGCCGCCAGAAGCGCTCCCCTGCGGCGCCCAATTGTATTGATAACCTCTCGAACGCGAAATTTCTGCAAAGCGTTTTGAGCCAAGCGCGCAGAAACGATTTTTGGGCCAACGCGATTTTGTTCTAACGCCCACTCGGGCAACGCCTTGCGACGAGAATCGCCCGCCGAGGAATCGGCGCAAGTCGCGCAAAACTTTTCTTGGGCCAAGTTTTGACGCGGTTATACGGGCCTCGTGTCAGCCGCGCCGCCGGGCGGCGACGGCGGCCAACGCTCCCACGAGCAGCAACCCCGCGGCCGGCTCGGGCAGCGCGATGGGCGGGCCGGGCGCCGCGATGCTGGTGAAGATCAGGTTGTCGATCGTCGCCCAGGCGTCGCTGGTGGGAAAGGGCGCGCCCATGCCATCGTCGTAGAGCGATGGCGTCGACCTGACGCCGAGCGTGAGCTCCATGCCAGCGATCGGTTCGATGTTGCCGGCGTAGAGCACGCCGTTCTGGTCGCCCGGCGCGATCTCCGCGGAGTAAGTGCTGAAGTCGACCTTGTGCATCTCGACGTACACGCCGTTGAAACGCACGCCGATGTGGTCCGCGACCCCGAGCGAGTTGTTGGGCGCTTCGGTCTGGATCAGCAGCGTCTTGGCGTCGGCCGGGACAACACCGGTTTGCGAGACCACCGGGACCGGCGTGCCGAGCGAGAAGGCGTCGGGGCTGAAGTCGCCCAGCAGCGTCAGCGAGTAATCCCCCTGGAGCGCTGACGCCGCGTCCTCGTATCGATTGACGAACACGTTGTTCGTCGTCCCGATGTGACCGCCGACGAGCGTCCCGTGAGGCTCGTAGAACGAGATGCTCGAACCGTCCAGCCGCTCCGCCGTCACGGCCCAGCCGGGCAAGATCACGGCGGGGTCGAACGCCTCGGGGCTGGAGATTGGGTCGATCGTGCTCAAGTCAACGAGCGCGCCTTCGAAATCGAGGTTCACGAACGAGCCGCATTGCGGCAGGCCCGGGTTGAGGTCGCAAAGGTCGATGGCCACACCACCAGCGCGACACGGCGCGGCGAGCAAGACGATCGGTGCGAGCGCCAACAGAAAAAGACAAGTCGAGCGGTTCGTGGTCATGAGCGCCTCGGACAAGTGAGGGGAGAGAAGGCGCCATTATTGTAAACGCGATTTGCCGCAACCGTCAATTTTGCGACGAAGAATCGTCGCCCACCTTCACCCCATCGGGTGGGGGGAACACAATCGAGCCGAGCGGGAGCAACGCGATCAGCGTGAACAGACCGAAGGAAAGGATGTTGCGCCAGTGGCGCTGTGACACCCACCAGTTGGAATAGGAGCCACGGGGATTGTCGTCCGCCTCCTCGTCGCCGGCGACGGTGAGCAACGCTCTCGCCTTCTCGTGAGTCAGAGCGCCCGTCCTCGCTTGATGGCCATCGGCAAAGCAGACGATTCCCTCGCCCAGCCAATAGGATCTCGAGAAGTACCCCACGTTGCTGGCGGACTCTCTCCGAGCACGAGGGTCCGAGAGGATTTTCGCCGCTTGCTCCAAGTCTAAGTCCTGGGGCTGAGTCCACGGCACGGCGTGGCCGCGGGCTTCGATGAAGAGCGCCGTGTTGGCCGGCCCGTCCACGATGTCCGAGTATTTCATGGGCTGCTGGCCGGGAAACGCCGCGCCTTCGCCGGTGATCGCCAGAAACGCCGTGTGTGTATCCAACGCCTTGTCACCTGCAAAGTTTGGGTCACCGTATACCCTTGGCATGCTTTGCAGCAACTTGATGTTGTTCGGCCCGTCCCACGGCTCGTCGAAATCGTAAGCGTCGTAAAGCGCTTGCTCATCGAGGTACGGCAGGATGAGCACCCTCCAGCTGTGGGCCGGATTGCCAGAGGCGTCCAGAAAATAAGCGGGTGGCAACTCCCCATGGTCTTCATTGAAGAGGAGCAAGGCGAGTGCGATCTGTTTGCAGTGATTTCTAGAAACGCTTCTTTGCACCGTCAACTTGACGTTGCCCAAAGGCGACACGAAAAGAATTATCAGGAGCAGGAGAATCGGGATCTGTACAAGCGGGGCGAGGGAAGCCCTCATCCGGCTGCGCCAAGCTCGCCTGCTGTGGTAAGTCCAGTAGGCCACGACAAACGCCGCCACGAGAACGCCGACGGTTCCAAAAGCGGCTAGCGACGCCGCGATCAGCGCCGTCGTCCATAGCAGCGTTGGGATGCGGAAGCGCATGGCGGCTCGTGGGTTGGGGCGTGGAATCGAACGGCGAGCTTCGAAGCGAGAGAAGATTAAGCAGCCGACGACCCATCAGCCTACGGCTGATCGGCGGCCACACACCAGGCCCTTCTGCGTGGCGGTTCAGGTCGTCATTATGACACAGCAACCTTCTCCGACGACCATGGGTCGTCGGCTGCTGACACTGTTATTTTGCCACGAGACCTCCGCCGCGCGCATGACCGATTGGGACGACTACGAGCTGATCGACTTCGGCGCGAATCCGCGCGGCGAGGGTCGGCGATTGGAACGCTTCGGGTCGGTCGTGGTCGACCGGCCGTGTCCCGCGGCGAGCGGGACCAAGAAAGCGGCGCCCGACGCGTGGGGCGACGCCGTGGCGCGTTACGACGGCGCCCGTGCGGCCGACGGCAAGTGGACGCCCAAGGGCGCCGCTTGGGCCGAGGGCCAGGCGTGCCGCGTGCCGGTGGGCGGCGGCTTTGCGCTCGGCGTCACGCCCACGCCGGCGGGCCAAGTGGGGATGTTCCCCGAGCAGTTTGAGAACTGGCGCTGGATCGCCAATCGGGTGGCACGGGCGGGCAAGCCGCTGCGGGTGCTCAACCTGTTCGCCTACACCGGCGGCAGCACACTCGCCGCCGCGTCGGCTGCGGCGGCTGAGGCAAAGCATCCTGTGGAGGTGACGCACGTCGACGCGTCGAAGCCGTCGGTCGCCATCGCTAGGCGGAACGCCGAGCTGAACGGCTTGGCCGACGCGCCGATCCGCTGGATCGTCGAAGACGCCCTGAAGTACGCCCGCCGCGAGGCGCGGCGCGGCAACGGCTACGACGCGGTCATCCTCGACCCGCCCTCTTACGGCCACGGCCCCAAGGGCGAGGAGTGGCGCGTCGAACGCGACCTGCCGGAGCTCTTGGGCCTGTGCGGCGAGCTGTGCGGGCGGGCGCCGGCGTTCCTGCTGGCGACCTGCCACTCGCCGGGCGTGGGGCCGGCCGAGCTGTCGGCGTACCTGGCCGACGGCGTGTTCGGCTCGTGCAGCCAACCGGCGGCGAGCGGCGCCCTGTGGCTCAAGTCGCGCGACGGCCGCAAGCTCGAAAGCGGCGTCGTGGCGCGCTGGCCGGGGTGAGGCTGGCGCCCTAGTCGCCCTCCCCCCTTGGGGGAGGGCGATACAAAAAAGCCCGCCGATGCCGGCGGGCTTTTCGTGTTTCGATCGTTCGCAAAAAGCGTTACCGCTTGCTGAACTGGGTGCCGCGACGGGCGCCGTGCAGACCGGGCTTCTTGCGTTCCTTCATGCGCGAGTCGCGGGTGAGGAACTCTTCCTCACGGAGCTTGTCGTGCAGGTCGCTGTCGTACTTGACCAGAGCGCGGGCGATGCCGAGCATGCAGGCGCCGGCCTGACCGGTCGGGCCGCCGCCGTGGGTGCGGATGACCACGTCGACCTTGTCGCTGATCTCGCAATGCTTCAGCGGCGCGACGACCGCGTTGCGGTCTTGCGGCACGGTGAAGTAATCGTCGAGCGTCTTCTTGTTGATCGTGAGCTGGCCGGTGCCGGGACGGATCCGCACGCGGGCGATGCTCGTCTTGCGGCGGCCGGTGCCGAGGGCGTCGATCACTTTTTCGCTGGTGGGCATAGGTCCGAAAGCTCTCGAGGTTCTTGGCGTCGCTTCAGGGGGCGACCGCCGATTGGCTTGGGTAGGTGTGTGTGGTTACTGCTTCTTGGCGGGCGCCAGGTCGATCGCCACGGGCTGCTGGGCGCCGTGCGGGTGCTCCGGGCCGACGCAGAGCTTGAGCTTGTCGAGCATCTTCGTGGCGAGCTTGTTCTTCGGGAGCATGCGACGGACCGCCTCGCGGAGGATCAGCTCCGGACGCCGCTCGAGCCGGTTCTCGGCCGAGATGGTGCGCTGGCGGGGGTAACCCGTGTACCAGGCGTAGGTCTTCTGGTCCCACTTTTTGCCGGTGAAGCGGACCTTCTCGCAGTTCACAACGACGACAAAGTCGCCGGTGTCGACGTGCGGCGTGTAGGTCGGGCGGTGCTTGCCCATCAGCCGCACGGCGATCTCGCTGGCGAGTCGGCCGACGATCTTGTCGGTCGCGTCCACCAGGAGCCACTGCGGATCAACCTCGGCCTGCTTGGCCATGTAGGTCTTTTGGGCGACGGCTGCTTTGCTCATCGGTCGTTTCTGCTTGTTCGATTCGGTCGGTACGGGAAGGCGGATCGGGCCGCCCGCCGGGGCGCAGCTCTGCGCAAAGATGCCAGATAGCCGACGCACTCATGTCGATGGGAATTTGGTAGCTTAGCGGTCTGGCGACGCCTCCACAAGCCTCGCCAAAGCACCGTGGCCCGTTTTCTTGGTCAGAATTGTTCCAAGAGAACGGCCTGAGCCCCCCGCACAAAGCATGCTGGCGGGCGGATTGCTTGATATCGGCCGCGGCGCCCCCCGATCCCTCCCCCATTTGCCCTCCCGCCCCAGTTCTTTCTCCCGAAGCCCCCACCACAGAAGATTCCGATGATTATTGGCGTTCCCAAAGAGGTGAAACCTGACGAATACCGTGTCGCCATGCTGCCCGTGGGCGTCGAGGAGCTCACGCGCCGCGGCCACGCGGTGGTGCTGGAGCGGGGCGCCGGCGTCGGTTCGGGCCTGCCGGACGAGGCTTACGAGGCCGTGGGGGCCAAGCTCGTCGACGGCCCCGAGCAGGTGTTCGGCGAGGCCGACCTGATCGTCAAAGTCAAAGAGCCCCAGCCCGAAGAGTGGCCGCTGATCCGCCCCGGGCAGACGCTCTTCACCTACTTCCACTTTGCGGCTTGCCGCAACCTGACCGAGGCGATGCTCGAACGACGGGCGACCTCGCTCGCTTACGAGACGCTGTCGGACGGCTCGGGCCGGCTGCCGCTGCTCACGCCGATGAGCGAAGTCGCCGGCCGCATGAGCGTGCAGGAAGGCGCCAAGTACCTGGAGAAGCCGCAGATGGGCCGCGGCATCCTCTTGGGCGGCGTGCCGGGCGTGGCGCCGGCTTACATCACGGTGCTGGGGGGCGGCGTGGTGGGAGCGAACGCCGCGCGCATCGCCGCCGGCTTCGGGGCCAGCGTGTCGATCCTCGACATCAACATGGACCGCCTGCGGTACCTCGACGACGTGATGCCGGCCAACGTGACCGTGTTGTTCAGCGACCGCCACACGATCCGTCGCCAGCTCGAGCGGGCCGACCTGGTGATTGGCGCCGTGCTGATCCCCGGGGCCAAGGCGCCGATGCTGGTCGAGGAGGAGGACCTCAAGCGGATGCAGCCGGGCAGTGTGATCTGCGACGTGGCGATCGACCAAGGGGGCTGCATCGCCACGAGCCGCCCCACCTCGCACGCCGAGCCGACCTACATCGTCGACGACGTGGTCCACTACTGCGTGACGAACATGCCGGGCGCCGTCGGCCGCACGAGCACGTTCGCGCTGTGCAACGTGACGCTGCCGTGGGTGATCCAGCTCGCCCAGCGTGGCGTGGAGGAGTCGATGCGCGACCTGAAGCCAATCGCCGAAGCGGCCAACACCCACGACGGTGCGGTCACCAACCGCGCGGTCGCGGAGACCTTCGGGCTGGAGTACGATGGGCGGTTCGAAGGGTGATTCACCACAGAGGCACAGAGGGCACGGAAAAAGAAAAATGGACTGGATTACAGGATTAAGAAAGATCGACAGGATTCGGGTCTTTAGAGCGGTTTGCTCATTGGTGTAGACGCTCGGCTCGCGATCGGCGTCATGGCTTCGTCAGCCTGCATCGACAATGCACCGCATTGCCTGCTTCGGCTTCCTCGCCACGCCGCCAATCGCTTCCCCGCTCCTCCACACCTATTCGAAAACCGCTCTAGTTTCCTGTAAATCACTTCCAATCCTGTGTTCCTGTCCATCCTTCTCTGAGCCTCTGTGGTAAAGAACTGATCCCTGACCTCTCACCTCCGACCTCTTTTCCGCCTCATGTCTGAAGCGCCCAACACCATTTCCTGGACCGGCGGCGGCGACGGCTTCCTCACGCTGCTCGACCAGACACGCTTGCCGGGCGAGACGGCCTACCTCAACTGCGAGGACGTCGAGAGCGTTTACGACGCGATCAAACGGCTCGCCGTGCGCGGGGCGCCGGCGATCGGCATCGCGGCGGCCTACGGCGTTTGCCTCGCGACGCGCGAGACGAGCAGCCTCACCGAGGCCCGCACCGCGGCGCTCGCCGCTTGCGATCGGCTGGCCGAGAGCCGGCCGACGGCGGTCAACCTGTTCTGGGCGCTGGAGCGGATGCGCGGCGTGATCACTGCGATGGCCGACGACACCCCCGTGGTGCAGTTCGCCAAGCGGCTCGCCGGCGAGGCCCGCGCGATCCACGACGAGGACCGCGCCCAGTGCGCCGCGATCGGCCGCCACGGCGCCGAGCTCCTGGCCGAGGTCGTGCCGCCCGGCGGCGGGGTTCTCACGCACTGCAACACCGGCGCGCTGGCGACCGGCGGCGACGGCACGGCGCTCGCCGTGCTGTTCGCCCTGCACCGCGCCCGGCAAGAGTCGAACCAGAGCTTCACCGTCTTCGCGGACGAGACCCGCCCGCTGCTCCAAGGCGCGCGGCTGACGATGTGGGAGCTCATCGAGCGCGGCGTGCCGGCCACGCTGATCTGCGACTCGATGGCCGCCCAGGTGATGCGCGAGGGACGCGTGCAGGCGGT
This genomic window contains:
- a CDS encoding DUF1559 family PulG-like putative transporter; this translates as MRFRIPTLLWTTALIAASLAAFGTVGVLVAAFVVAYWTYHSRRAWRSRMRASLAPLVQIPILLLLIILFVSPLGNVKLTVQRSVSRNHCKQIALALLLFNEDHGELPPAYFLDASGNPAHSWRVLILPYLDEQALYDAYDFDEPWDGPNNIKLLQSMPRVYGDPNFAGDKALDTHTAFLAITGEGAAFPGQQPMKYSDIVDGPANTALFIEARGHAVPWTQPQDLDLEQAAKILSDPRARRESASNVGYFSRSYWLGEGIVCFADGHQARTGALTHEKARALLTVAGDEEADDNPRGSYSNWWVSQRHWRNILSFGLFTLIALLPLGSIVFPPPDGVKVGDDSSSQN
- a CDS encoding class I SAM-dependent methyltransferase; protein product: MGRRLLTLLFCHETSAARMTDWDDYELIDFGANPRGEGRRLERFGSVVVDRPCPAASGTKKAAPDAWGDAVARYDGARAADGKWTPKGAAWAEGQACRVPVGGGFALGVTPTPAGQVGMFPEQFENWRWIANRVARAGKPLRVLNLFAYTGGSTLAAASAAAAEAKHPVEVTHVDASKPSVAIARRNAELNGLADAPIRWIVEDALKYARREARRGNGYDAVILDPPSYGHGPKGEEWRVERDLPELLGLCGELCGRAPAFLLATCHSPGVGPAELSAYLADGVFGSCSQPAASGALWLKSRDGRKLESGVVARWPG
- the rpsI gene encoding 30S ribosomal protein S9, which produces MPTSEKVIDALGTGRRKTSIARVRIRPGTGQLTINKKTLDDYFTVPQDRNAVVAPLKHCEISDKVDVVIRTHGGGPTGQAGACMLGIARALVKYDSDLHDKLREEEFLTRDSRMKERKKPGLHGARRGTQFSKR
- the rplM gene encoding 50S ribosomal protein L13, whose product is MSKAAVAQKTYMAKQAEVDPQWLLVDATDKIVGRLASEIAVRLMGKHRPTYTPHVDTGDFVVVVNCEKVRFTGKKWDQKTYAWYTGYPRQRTISAENRLERRPELILREAVRRMLPKNKLATKMLDKLKLCVGPEHPHGAQQPVAIDLAPAKKQ
- the ald gene encoding alanine dehydrogenase, which encodes MIIGVPKEVKPDEYRVAMLPVGVEELTRRGHAVVLERGAGVGSGLPDEAYEAVGAKLVDGPEQVFGEADLIVKVKEPQPEEWPLIRPGQTLFTYFHFAACRNLTEAMLERRATSLAYETLSDGSGRLPLLTPMSEVAGRMSVQEGAKYLEKPQMGRGILLGGVPGVAPAYITVLGGGVVGANAARIAAGFGASVSILDINMDRLRYLDDVMPANVTVLFSDRHTIRRQLERADLVIGAVLIPGAKAPMLVEEEDLKRMQPGSVICDVAIDQGGCIATSRPTSHAEPTYIVDDVVHYCVTNMPGAVGRTSTFALCNVTLPWVIQLAQRGVEESMRDLKPIAEAANTHDGAVTNRAVAETFGLEYDGRFEG
- the mtnA gene encoding S-methyl-5-thioribose-1-phosphate isomerase, encoding MSEAPNTISWTGGGDGFLTLLDQTRLPGETAYLNCEDVESVYDAIKRLAVRGAPAIGIAAAYGVCLATRETSSLTEARTAALAACDRLAESRPTAVNLFWALERMRGVITAMADDTPVVQFAKRLAGEARAIHDEDRAQCAAIGRHGAELLAEVVPPGGGVLTHCNTGALATGGDGTALAVLFALHRARQESNQSFTVFADETRPLLQGARLTMWELIERGVPATLICDSMAAQVMREGRVQAVIVGADRIAANGDAANKIGTYGLAVLAKHHGVPFYVAAPSTTFDLELASGDEIPIEERAAEEITDGFGRRTAPEGAQVYNPAFDVAPAALVTAIITERGVISPVTGEEVAAIVGTEIPA